One segment of candidate division KSB1 bacterium DNA contains the following:
- a CDS encoding sugar transferase: MQGAYFIGEMLPPATALVAAQEEKPWYLRGPVRNKVPGSNKTYQVVKRGMDLIISLAALPVVLLLLGLCAIAIRIDSPGPVFFFQYRTGRGGRRFKMYKLRTMVENAEQLKEKYLHLNLLTWPDFKIANDPRITCVGKFLRKTSLDELPQIFNVLRGEMSLVGPRPTSFSASTYSLWHTARLELKPGLTGLWQVCGRNEIDFDERCRLDIAYMRYQSLWLDLQIMFRTVSVLFTGRGAN, encoded by the coding sequence ATGCAAGGCGCCTACTTTATTGGGGAGATGCTGCCCCCGGCCACAGCGCTGGTGGCGGCGCAGGAGGAAAAACCCTGGTATCTGCGCGGCCCGGTGCGCAACAAGGTGCCGGGCAGCAACAAAACGTATCAAGTCGTCAAACGCGGCATGGATTTGATCATTAGCCTGGCAGCCCTGCCAGTGGTGTTGTTGCTGCTGGGCCTGTGCGCGATCGCCATTCGCATCGACTCGCCCGGCCCGGTGTTCTTCTTTCAATATCGCACCGGCCGCGGCGGCCGGCGCTTCAAAATGTACAAGCTGCGCACCATGGTGGAAAACGCCGAACAGCTCAAGGAGAAGTATTTGCATCTTAATCTGCTCACCTGGCCGGATTTCAAGATTGCCAATGATCCGCGCATCACGTGTGTCGGCAAATTCCTGCGCAAAACCAGCCTGGACGAGCTGCCGCAAATCTTCAATGTGCTGCGCGGCGAGATGAGTCTAGTCGGGCCGCGCCCCACCTCCTTCAGCGCTTCCACCTACAGCTTGTGGCACACGGCGCGGCTGGAGCTCAAACCCGGCCTCACCGGTTTGTGGCAGGTCTGCGGCCGCAATGAAATCGACTTCGACGAGCGCTGCCGTCTGGATATCGCCTACATGCGCTACCAGTCCCTCTGGCTGGATTTGCAGATCATGTTTCGCACCGTGTCGGTGCTCTTCACCGGTCGGGGAGCCAATTGA
- a CDS encoding CpsD/CapB family tyrosine-protein kinase, translated as MDSALTLPDDLRNSETLPASDLQRLALPATETGVGSPTIGRLLPRLSKEQLKLRNILLLAREQRGIRSVLLTGADEGAGVTAVAVSLALGLSLDPQKEILLVDANVRRPQLHRLLPLTMSEGLKSAAAGSGSFLEMAVVTGLPNLHVMPAIGGRYGTSFEARRFAAVAAALHETFDFVILDAPAFDSTPEVAMLSAYVQSVILVAEAGRTCVPEVREIIRELSRVKATLLGIVLNREREQLPALLRQ; from the coding sequence ATGGACTCAGCCCTCACCTTGCCAGACGACCTCAGAAATTCGGAAACCCTGCCGGCCAGCGACTTGCAAAGGCTCGCGCTGCCCGCGACGGAAACAGGAGTCGGTTCACCAACCATCGGCCGCCTGCTACCGAGGTTGAGCAAAGAACAGCTCAAGTTGCGCAACATTTTGTTGCTGGCGCGCGAACAGCGCGGCATTCGTTCGGTGCTGCTCACCGGTGCGGACGAAGGCGCGGGCGTCACCGCGGTGGCAGTCAGTCTGGCACTGGGACTGAGCCTCGATCCCCAAAAGGAAATTTTGCTGGTGGACGCCAATGTGCGGCGGCCGCAGTTGCACCGTCTCCTGCCGCTGACGATGAGCGAGGGCTTGAAAAGCGCCGCCGCCGGGAGCGGCAGCTTTCTCGAGATGGCGGTGGTGACCGGGCTGCCCAACCTGCATGTTATGCCCGCCATCGGCGGAAGATATGGCACTTCCTTCGAAGCCCGGCGTTTTGCCGCCGTGGCCGCGGCCCTGCATGAAACCTTTGATTTTGTCATTCTCGATGCCCCGGCCTTTGACAGCACACCCGAAGTGGCCATGCTGAGCGCTTATGTACAAAGCGTCATCCTCGTGGCGGAGGCCGGACGCACCTGCGTGCCGGAGGTTCGGGAAATCATCCGCGAGTTGAGCCGGGTGAAAGCCACCCTGCTGGGCATCGTGCTCAATCGCGAACGGGAGCAGTTGCCCGCCCTGCTGCGCCAGTAG
- a CDS encoding polysaccharide export protein has product MLLLVVACGELLLTGCASTPANRLAANPGLSASATLPAYRDRVAITGIASPPPEYRINILDELEIKTRYHERLNETVKVRPDGRITLEAIGDLYVAGRTPSEVDSLITAAYAGIVHAPEVTVYVRHFAGLAVYVLGEVDKPGQFELQPNMTVLQALAAAGGPVPGAKLNSVIVLRLNQAGELTGVRVDLARPALAAAAHQDLYLQPQDVVYVPKTFIANVNEFLTQIYDGLFPPFDVYLRALREYNRTR; this is encoded by the coding sequence ATGCTGCTGCTCGTTGTGGCGTGCGGCGAGCTTTTACTCACGGGATGCGCCAGTACTCCCGCCAACAGGCTCGCAGCCAATCCCGGGTTGAGTGCCTCCGCCACCCTGCCGGCTTACCGCGACCGTGTCGCCATCACGGGCATCGCGAGCCCGCCTCCAGAGTATCGCATCAACATACTCGATGAACTCGAAATCAAGACCCGTTATCATGAACGCCTGAATGAGACCGTCAAGGTCCGGCCGGACGGTCGCATCACGCTGGAGGCCATCGGCGATCTCTATGTTGCGGGGCGCACGCCTTCCGAGGTGGACAGCCTGATTACGGCCGCCTATGCCGGCATTGTGCACGCGCCGGAGGTGACGGTTTATGTGCGCCATTTCGCGGGGCTGGCGGTCTACGTGCTGGGGGAGGTCGACAAACCCGGACAATTCGAACTGCAACCCAACATGACGGTGCTGCAGGCTCTGGCGGCCGCCGGCGGCCCGGTTCCGGGAGCCAAGCTGAACAGTGTGATCGTCTTGCGGCTCAATCAGGCGGGAGAGCTGACCGGTGTGCGCGTCGATCTGGCGCGGCCGGCGCTGGCAGCCGCGGCCCATCAGGACTTGTACCTGCAGCCGCAGGATGTGGTCTATGTGCCCAAGACGTTCATCGCCAACGTCAACGAATTTCTCACACAAATTTATGACGGGCTGTTTCCACCATTTGATGTTTATCTGAGGGCCTTGCGCGAATACAACCGCACCCGTTGA
- a CDS encoding alginate lyase family protein — MTPRACLFPGLAWCCLVLLHQPAGLLAQSTGIWISAAELGQLPTCGPAWENLKAAADSPIDRPNLADQNDHTNVKVMAKALVYARTQEEHYRQEVIMACRQIMGTEAAGRVLALARELAAYVIAADLVGLPAEEDQVFRGWLRTLLDRELDGQSLRTCHETRPNNWGTHAGASRAAIAAYLRDDDELERCAQVFKGWLGDRNAYAGFTFGDCSWQAEAAHPVGINPAGAVKNGHNIDGVLPDDQRRAGSFRWPPPRENYVYEALQGALVQAVILHRAGYEVWSWQDQALLRAFRWLHEQAQYPPNGDDTWQTHVINHFYHTDFPAPVPARPGKNVGWSDWTHPRR, encoded by the coding sequence ATGACTCCCCGAGCATGTTTGTTTCCAGGCCTGGCGTGGTGTTGCCTGGTGCTGTTGCACCAGCCGGCCGGGCTGCTGGCGCAATCAACCGGCATTTGGATCAGCGCCGCCGAGCTGGGACAACTGCCCACGTGCGGGCCGGCATGGGAAAATCTCAAGGCTGCCGCGGATTCGCCAATCGACCGGCCCAATCTCGCCGATCAAAACGATCATACCAACGTGAAGGTGATGGCCAAAGCTCTGGTTTATGCCCGCACGCAGGAGGAGCATTATCGCCAGGAAGTGATCATGGCATGCCGGCAAATCATGGGGACCGAAGCGGCGGGGCGCGTGCTCGCCCTGGCCCGCGAGTTGGCAGCCTACGTCATTGCCGCGGATCTCGTTGGCCTGCCCGCGGAGGAAGATCAAGTGTTCCGCGGCTGGCTGCGAACTTTGCTGGATCGCGAGCTGGACGGCCAAAGCTTGCGCACCTGTCATGAGACCCGGCCCAACAACTGGGGCACGCATGCCGGTGCCAGCCGCGCCGCCATTGCCGCCTATTTGCGCGATGATGATGAACTCGAGCGCTGCGCACAGGTTTTCAAAGGCTGGCTGGGGGATCGCAACGCCTATGCCGGTTTCACTTTCGGCGATTGCTCCTGGCAGGCGGAGGCCGCACATCCCGTGGGTATCAATCCCGCAGGCGCCGTGAAAAATGGTCACAACATCGACGGTGTGCTGCCCGATGACCAGCGCCGCGCCGGCTCCTTTCGCTGGCCGCCACCGCGGGAAAACTATGTGTATGAAGCTTTGCAGGGCGCGCTGGTGCAAGCTGTGATTCTCCATCGTGCCGGCTACGAGGTGTGGAGCTGGCAGGACCAGGCCCTGCTGCGCGCTTTCCGGTGGTTGCACGAACAAGCCCAGTACCCACCCAACGGCGATGACACCTGGCAGACACATGTGATCAATCATTTCTATCACACCGATTTCCCCGCACCTGTTCCCGCCCGCCCCGGCAAGAATGTCGGCTGGAGCGACTGGACACATCCCCGCCGATAA
- a CDS encoding alginate lyase family protein → MAESPFAGHSTVNSGFPPARLARAGIWTSSAELALLPMQGPAWNNLLAVASQPAGTPDLSNQDDPVNVRIMAKALVYARTGEARLRTEVITACMTAIGTEQGGRTLALGRELAAYVIAADLVKLPPAEDQRFRTWLAQTLTENLSGKTLRSTHEERPNNWGTHAGASRAAVAAYLGDQAELERCARVFKGWLGDQQAYAGFIFGDPAWQADPSQPVGINPKGARKNGKPVDGVLPDDQRRSGDFRWPPPQENYVYEALQGALVQAVILHRAGYDVWNWQDQALLRAYQWLHQQANFAASGDDTWQPHVINYYYGTHFPAPTPANPGKNVGWTDWTHGRVPQAATAVAARRALPPRAFVLEQNYPNPFTAAVRATQISYEVETPATVCVAIFNVMGQHLRTLFSGKVPPGRYTVAWDGRDQDGSAAPNGLYVYRLQAGSQTLAKTLLLVR, encoded by the coding sequence GTGGCGGAATCACCATTCGCCGGCCATAGCACTGTCAACAGCGGCTTCCCTCCCGCCCGCCTGGCGCGCGCCGGCATCTGGACGAGCAGCGCCGAGCTCGCACTACTGCCGATGCAAGGCCCGGCGTGGAACAATCTCCTCGCGGTTGCCTCGCAACCGGCCGGCACGCCGGATTTGTCGAATCAAGATGATCCGGTGAATGTCAGGATCATGGCCAAGGCGCTGGTTTATGCCCGCACCGGCGAGGCCCGGCTGCGCACGGAGGTGATCACCGCCTGCATGACCGCCATCGGCACGGAACAAGGCGGCCGCACGCTTGCACTCGGCCGCGAGCTGGCCGCTTACGTGATCGCGGCGGACCTGGTCAAACTTCCGCCGGCAGAAGACCAACGCTTTCGCACCTGGCTGGCGCAAACCCTGACTGAAAATCTTTCCGGCAAAACTCTGCGCTCGACGCATGAAGAGCGGCCCAACAACTGGGGCACGCACGCCGGTGCCAGCCGTGCGGCCGTGGCCGCATATCTTGGTGATCAGGCAGAACTCGAGCGCTGCGCTCGAGTCTTCAAAGGCTGGCTGGGCGACCAGCAGGCATATGCCGGTTTCATCTTCGGAGACCCCGCCTGGCAGGCCGATCCCAGCCAGCCCGTGGGCATCAATCCCAAGGGGGCTCGCAAGAATGGCAAACCGGTGGATGGCGTGCTGCCCGATGATCAACGCCGCAGCGGAGATTTTCGCTGGCCGCCGCCGCAGGAAAACTATGTGTATGAAGCTCTGCAGGGCGCCCTGGTGCAAGCTGTGATTCTGCACCGGGCCGGTTACGATGTCTGGAACTGGCAGGATCAGGCGCTGTTGCGCGCCTACCAATGGCTGCATCAGCAGGCCAACTTTGCCGCCAGCGGGGATGACACCTGGCAGCCGCACGTGATCAACTATTATTACGGCACGCACTTCCCCGCACCCACGCCGGCAAATCCGGGCAAGAACGTGGGCTGGACCGACTGGACACATGGCAGGGTGCCGCAAGCCGCCACGGCCGTTGCAGCGCGCCGTGCGTTGCCGCCCCGCGCTTTCGTGCTCGAACAGAATTATCCCAATCCCTTCACCGCTGCAGTGCGCGCAACTCAAATCAGCTATGAAGTGGAGACACCCGCCACAGTCTGCGTGGCGATTTTCAATGTCATGGGACAACATCTGCGCACACTGTTCAGCGGCAAGGTGCCGCCGGGGCGCTACACGGTTGCATGGGATGGCCGCGACCAGGATGGCTCTGCCGCGCCTAACGGACTTTATGTCTACCGCTTGCAAGCCGGCAGTCAGACCCTCGCCAAAACTCTGCTGCTCGTGCGCTGA
- the nrfH gene encoding cytochrome c nitrite reductase small subunit: MNRLRVSLLVLSSLLGLLLGLSGYTFYYARGASYLSNDPRACVNCHIMREQYDGWQKASHHAFATCNDCHVPHSFISKYFTKLENGFWHAKGFTLQDFHEPIRLRRRSQAVLQQNCLHCHREFVSEVLTGAAHAGGEINCMPCHKRVGHGPSQ; the protein is encoded by the coding sequence ATGAATCGACTGCGAGTTTCGCTGCTGGTGTTGAGTAGTTTGCTGGGACTGCTGTTAGGTTTGAGCGGATATACATTCTACTATGCGCGCGGCGCTTCCTATCTTTCCAATGACCCGCGCGCCTGTGTGAATTGCCACATCATGCGTGAGCAATATGACGGCTGGCAGAAGGCGAGCCACCATGCCTTTGCCACCTGCAATGATTGCCACGTGCCGCATTCCTTCATTTCCAAATACTTCACCAAACTGGAAAACGGTTTCTGGCATGCGAAGGGTTTCACCCTGCAGGATTTCCACGAGCCGATCCGCCTGCGCCGCCGCAGTCAGGCGGTGCTGCAGCAGAACTGCCTGCACTGCCATCGCGAATTCGTCAGCGAGGTGCTGACCGGCGCCGCACATGCCGGCGGGGAAATCAACTGCATGCCATGTCACAAACGCGTGGGCCATGGCCCCTCACAATGA
- a CDS encoding ammonia-forming cytochrome c nitrite reductase subunit c552 has product MNESSQPASRKSERMIYGVAIVVVAFATVAVLLLMENIAQRKEEGRQHVFRVVEIDENTIDPAVWGKNYPRQYDSYKRTVDIERTRHGGSEAFQKLDEDPRWREIFKGYAFGVDYREERGHAYMLSDQDQTERVKIVPQPGACLHCHSAVIPAYVQAGAQAGATSRREQIMKGFEIVCGMPYARARTMVTAPITCGDCHDPSSMQLRVTRPGFLNGIRVLAASEQPLPHLPSIERWRKEGRQGEYDPNLLATRQEMRSFVCGQCHVEYYFKGEGKLLTYPWHKGNRVEQIEQYYDEMGFKDWTHSASGANVLKAQHPEFEMWSQGIHAASGVACADCHMPYKREGAVKISDHHVRSPLLNVANACQTCHHFSEAEIKARAEAIQDRTKALMIRTEEALVALIAALQKARERGVPEAELQRARELQRKAQWRLDFVAAENSMGFHAPQEAARILGEAIDYARQGEIALLQQSLAAR; this is encoded by the coding sequence ATGAATGAATCATCCCAGCCGGCTTCCCGCAAGTCGGAGCGCATGATTTACGGCGTGGCCATCGTTGTGGTGGCGTTCGCCACAGTGGCCGTCCTGCTGCTCATGGAAAACATCGCGCAGCGCAAGGAGGAGGGGAGGCAGCATGTTTTTCGCGTGGTGGAAATCGATGAAAACACCATCGACCCGGCGGTGTGGGGCAAGAACTATCCCCGCCAGTATGACAGCTACAAACGCACGGTGGACATCGAACGCACCCGTCATGGCGGCAGCGAAGCATTTCAAAAACTCGATGAGGATCCGCGCTGGCGGGAAATCTTCAAGGGCTATGCTTTCGGCGTCGACTACCGCGAGGAGCGCGGGCACGCCTACATGCTTTCCGACCAGGATCAGACGGAGCGCGTGAAAATCGTGCCGCAGCCCGGCGCCTGTCTGCATTGCCACTCCGCGGTCATTCCCGCCTACGTGCAGGCCGGCGCGCAAGCGGGCGCCACCAGCCGCCGGGAACAAATCATGAAGGGCTTCGAAATAGTCTGCGGCATGCCCTATGCCCGGGCGCGCACAATGGTGACGGCACCGATCACCTGCGGCGATTGCCACGATCCCAGCAGTATGCAGTTGCGCGTCACCCGGCCGGGCTTTCTCAATGGCATCCGTGTGCTGGCCGCCAGCGAGCAGCCGCTGCCGCATCTCCCCAGCATCGAACGCTGGCGCAAAGAAGGCCGCCAGGGCGAATACGATCCCAATCTCCTGGCCACCCGCCAGGAAATGCGCTCGTTCGTCTGCGGCCAGTGCCACGTCGAATACTATTTCAAGGGCGAAGGCAAGCTGTTGACCTATCCCTGGCACAAGGGCAATCGCGTCGAACAAATCGAGCAGTACTATGACGAGATGGGTTTCAAGGACTGGACGCACAGCGCCAGCGGTGCCAACGTGTTGAAGGCCCAGCATCCCGAGTTTGAAATGTGGAGCCAGGGTATTCACGCGGCCAGCGGCGTGGCCTGCGCCGATTGTCACATGCCCTACAAGCGGGAGGGGGCCGTCAAGATCAGCGATCACCACGTGCGCAGCCCCTTGCTCAACGTCGCGAATGCCTGCCAGACCTGCCATCATTTTTCCGAAGCGGAAATCAAAGCGCGCGCAGAAGCGATTCAGGATCGCACCAAGGCGCTGATGATACGCACCGAGGAGGCGCTGGTGGCGCTGATTGCAGCCTTGCAAAAGGCGCGCGAACGGGGCGTGCCGGAAGCGGAGTTGCAGCGCGCCCGGGAGTTGCAGCGCAAGGCACAATGGCGGCTGGATTTTGTTGCCGCGGAAAACTCCATGGGCTTTCATGCTCCGCAGGAGGCTGCCCGCATTTTGGGCGAGGCCATTGACTATGCCCGACAGGGTGAAATTGCCCTGCTGCAGCAGAGCCTCGCCGCGCGCTGA
- a CDS encoding amidohydrolase, with the protein MQPAAMPPAVHTMIPPGVRSLLLATGVLLASGFLPVRGQQQTMSFEEYEPVSMLVVPAHPVTRAKYPFIDVHNHQAEMPTQDLRLLVAEMDKLNMAVMVNLSGRGFKRLVNPDSSVSLGIHGGEYLKAAVDNANRTAPGRFLVFTNVDFTGIGRPGWSERAVRELEQDVRHGAAGLKIYKDLGLDLTDSSGQRVPVDDPRLDPIWEKCAELKIPVLIHSGDPAAFWLPHDRFNERWLELKQFPGRHRHGREPSWEQVMTEHFNLMRRHPRTTFISAHMGWLASDLTRLGRLLDEIPNLYTELGAIIYDPGRQPRFAREWFIKYQDRVLFGKDIWAPREYHVYFRVLETADEYFDYYRKRHAFWKLYGLDLPDDVLKKIYYKNALRLLPGIDATRFPE; encoded by the coding sequence ATGCAACCAGCGGCGATGCCGCCGGCGGTTCACACGATGATCCCGCCGGGCGTGCGGTCGCTGTTGCTCGCCACCGGCGTGTTGCTGGCCTCCGGATTTCTGCCGGTGCGCGGCCAGCAGCAAACCATGTCGTTCGAGGAATACGAGCCGGTCTCGATGCTGGTGGTGCCGGCGCATCCGGTCACGCGGGCGAAGTATCCCTTCATTGACGTTCACAATCATCAAGCGGAGATGCCAACGCAGGATTTGCGGCTGCTGGTTGCGGAGATGGACAAGCTCAACATGGCGGTGATGGTCAATCTCAGCGGCCGCGGTTTCAAACGCCTCGTCAATCCGGACAGTTCGGTCAGCCTTGGCATTCATGGCGGGGAGTATCTCAAAGCCGCGGTGGATAACGCCAACCGCACTGCGCCGGGTCGCTTTCTGGTTTTCACCAACGTGGATTTCACCGGCATTGGCAGACCCGGCTGGAGCGAACGGGCAGTGCGCGAGCTGGAACAGGACGTCCGTCACGGCGCCGCCGGTTTGAAAATCTACAAGGATCTCGGCCTGGACTTGACCGACAGCAGCGGCCAGCGCGTGCCGGTGGATGATCCGCGTCTCGATCCGATCTGGGAAAAATGCGCGGAGCTGAAAATTCCGGTGCTGATCCATTCCGGCGATCCCGCCGCGTTTTGGCTGCCGCACGATCGCTTCAATGAACGCTGGCTGGAGCTCAAGCAGTTTCCCGGGCGCCATCGCCACGGCCGCGAGCCCTCCTGGGAGCAGGTCATGACCGAGCATTTCAATCTCATGCGCCGGCATCCGCGCACCACCTTCATCAGTGCCCACATGGGCTGGCTCGCCAGCGACCTGACCCGTCTTGGCAGGCTGCTCGATGAAATTCCCAATCTCTACACCGAACTCGGCGCCATCATTTACGACCCCGGCCGCCAGCCGCGTTTTGCCCGGGAGTGGTTCATCAAATACCAGGATCGCGTGCTGTTCGGCAAGGATATTTGGGCGCCGCGGGAGTATCACGTCTATTTTCGCGTGCTGGAAACCGCGGATGAATATTTCGACTACTATCGCAAGCGCCATGCGTTTTGGAAGCTGTATGGCCTGGACCTGCCGGATGACGTGCTGAAGAAAATCTACTACAAAAATGCTCTGCGCCTGCTGCCCGGCATCGATGCCACCCGCTTTCCCGAATAA
- a CDS encoding TonB-dependent receptor, with translation MWKTGWWPQRLLLAVIVLLGWTPVLHGQHFGEIRGRVVDAETGEVLPGATVQILESLLGAGADASGTFVIRRVPPGNHALRASLIGYQVAHAEVTVQADAVTGVEFALRSSVLEMNEVVVTASRQPEEIQRAVVSISALSGETALRRDAARLDRALESIPGVSLIEQNVNVRNSSGYNRGLGSRVLILLDGVPALPSDFGTMNWDILPVTDFERVEVIKGPSSALYGSFALGGVINVITRAPMPQGRLSIRTSAGIYDRPYYPEWKWTERTLHFNRQDVSYSRQIGRLGFRFSIGRSESTGDRQNRHYHRWNATGKLVWGFAGNTEITLFGAYARDRRGEFVWSDLSNPYLVPNATGGRPEDFAEFRLKLDAYTLYGQWRQRLNDWLEFKLRTSFVRQLTGNQFRVSGDFEPAQGPGADFQIHSQLDSTVSFTLGVEYKYDFAEQRQIGRHFAYTVSPYFQQDWQPASNWKINLGLRFDQYYLLPGPQRYIKTVFNPLKNRFERIDLPNPLPQGLEEQHLSPQLGMSCALTPATVFHASFGRGIRIPVLGERFLQFNIPIPFRPNAEIATERSLSLEAGVRQRLGDFAHFEVTAFANHYSDLIEPVFVPEGANFYAILVNIPKAKVEGIEAASRLRFWQNRLGLEASATWTNPVITAVDKDAKIPVPFQEGDLLSYRPRVTAYLSPALTLGGWALEADYSFASRLLREQVQIFKDDQRVPKRQLDMRLLYSWNQFTAHLAVRNLLRYNYYQVERNINEVRNFSAGVRWEY, from the coding sequence ATGTGGAAGACAGGCTGGTGGCCACAAAGATTGCTGTTGGCGGTGATCGTGCTCCTGGGTTGGACACCTGTGCTGCACGGCCAGCATTTCGGCGAGATTCGCGGTCGGGTGGTGGATGCCGAAACCGGCGAAGTGTTGCCGGGCGCCACGGTGCAAATTCTGGAATCGTTGCTGGGCGCGGGCGCGGATGCCAGCGGCACCTTTGTGATTCGGCGTGTGCCGCCGGGAAACCATGCGCTGCGCGCGAGTTTGATCGGCTACCAGGTGGCACACGCTGAAGTCACGGTGCAGGCCGATGCCGTCACCGGCGTGGAATTTGCCCTGCGCAGCAGCGTGCTGGAGATGAATGAGGTGGTGGTCACCGCCAGCCGGCAGCCGGAGGAGATTCAGCGGGCGGTGGTGAGCATCAGCGCGCTCAGCGGGGAGACGGCGCTGCGCCGCGATGCCGCCCGCCTCGACCGCGCGCTGGAGAGCATTCCCGGCGTGAGCCTGATCGAGCAAAACGTCAACGTGCGCAACAGCTCGGGTTACAATCGCGGGCTGGGCAGTCGTGTCTTGATCCTGCTCGACGGTGTGCCGGCACTGCCCAGTGATTTCGGCACCATGAATTGGGACATCCTGCCGGTCACGGATTTCGAGCGCGTGGAAGTCATCAAGGGCCCGTCGTCCGCGCTCTACGGCTCGTTTGCGCTTGGCGGTGTAATCAACGTCATCACCAGAGCGCCGATGCCGCAGGGCCGCTTGAGCATTCGCACCAGCGCCGGCATCTATGACCGGCCTTATTATCCCGAATGGAAATGGACGGAGCGCACGCTTCACTTCAACCGCCAGGATGTGAGTTATTCGCGCCAGATCGGCAGGCTCGGGTTTCGCTTTTCCATTGGCCGCTCCGAGTCCACCGGCGACCGCCAGAACCGTCACTACCACCGCTGGAACGCCACCGGCAAGCTGGTGTGGGGTTTTGCCGGCAACACGGAAATCACCCTGTTCGGCGCCTATGCGCGGGATCGGCGCGGCGAGTTCGTGTGGTCCGATCTCAGCAATCCCTATCTCGTGCCCAATGCCACCGGCGGCCGGCCGGAAGATTTCGCCGAGTTTCGTCTGAAACTGGACGCTTATACGCTCTATGGCCAGTGGCGCCAGCGCCTGAATGACTGGTTGGAATTCAAGCTGCGCACTTCTTTCGTGCGGCAGTTGACCGGCAATCAATTCCGCGTTTCCGGCGATTTCGAGCCGGCGCAGGGCCCGGGCGCGGATTTCCAAATACACAGCCAGCTCGACAGCACAGTGAGCTTCACGCTCGGCGTCGAGTACAAATATGATTTCGCCGAACAGCGTCAAATTGGCCGCCATTTCGCCTATACGGTTTCCCCCTATTTCCAGCAAGACTGGCAGCCTGCTTCAAACTGGAAAATCAATCTGGGCTTGCGCTTCGATCAGTACTATCTGCTGCCCGGCCCGCAACGCTACATCAAGACGGTTTTCAATCCCCTCAAGAACCGCTTCGAGCGCATCGATCTTCCCAATCCGCTGCCGCAAGGGTTGGAAGAACAACACCTGAGCCCGCAGCTCGGCATGAGCTGCGCGTTGACCCCGGCCACTGTTTTTCATGCCTCCTTCGGTCGTGGCATTCGCATCCCGGTGTTGGGCGAGCGCTTCCTGCAATTCAACATTCCCATTCCCTTTCGCCCCAATGCGGAGATCGCCACCGAACGTTCTCTCTCTTTGGAGGCCGGCGTGCGCCAGCGGCTGGGAGACTTCGCCCATTTCGAAGTCACGGCTTTTGCCAATCACTACAGCGATTTGATCGAGCCGGTGTTCGTACCGGAAGGTGCCAACTTCTACGCCATCCTGGTGAACATTCCCAAAGCCAAGGTGGAAGGCATCGAAGCTGCCAGCCGGTTGCGCTTTTGGCAAAATCGTCTGGGTTTGGAGGCCAGCGCGACCTGGACCAATCCCGTCATCACGGCAGTGGACAAGGATGCCAAAATTCCGGTGCCGTTTCAAGAGGGGGATTTGTTGAGTTACCGCCCGCGCGTGACGGCCTACCTTTCTCCTGCCCTCACACTGGGGGGATGGGCGCTGGAAGCCGACTACAGTTTTGCCTCGCGGTTGTTGCGCGAGCAGGTGCAGATTTTCAAGGATGATCAGCGCGTGCCCAAGCGGCAATTGGATATGCGGCTGCTTTATAGTTGGAATCAATTCACCGCCCACTTGGCCGTGCGCAATCTGCTGCGTTACAACTATTATCAGGTCGAACGCAACATCAACGAAGTGCGCAATTTTTCCGCGGGCGTGCGCTGGGAATATTGA